A genomic region of Psychrobacter sp. M13 contains the following coding sequences:
- the putA gene encoding bifunctional proline dehydrogenase/L-glutamate gamma-semialdehyde dehydrogenase PutA, which translates to MNPVDKFTPKEPILFSPAAMLEPEYITLPTAELYARISPLYSVDEERWLSKLLPLAKPSDEEREASAEQTRKLVEYVRNDGKAIKMVDSLLLEYSLDTQEGILLMSLAEALIRVPDNYTADALIRDKMSVADWKKHLKDDNGMVVNASTWGLMMTGRVVSIDNGTTAAGFLDRMTKKMGEPMIRAAMQKAMRIMGHQFVLGETIEDANKNSKVYRDKGYTYSFDMLGEAAITNHDAEKYFNDYLHAIKATANVKVKEGMPKPSVSIKLSALHPRYEATQEAQVMGLLRQRCMLLIEAAREVNVDLSVDAEEADRLEISLKLFESLYRDPLTAGWDGLGIVVQGYSKRAIAIFAWLASLSSDVGDRIPIRLVKGAYWDTEIKLAQQRGLSGYPVWTRKEGTDTAYLACARFLLSEHLRGLIWPQFATHNAHTLATVMTMSAHRDFEFQRLHGMGDALYDHILHAYNIPVRIYAPVGAHKDLLPYLVRRLLENGANSSFVHQLLDKSYPIDKLVVHPYDKLLTNASLHNPDIPLPLDIYGDRRASFGPNIFIDSQWTPFKAAIDEQLQKTWSATPIIDGQAISSYESNGEQHKLENNSIRAPWNHEVAVGEVHYANADLARQAIDAAVAGQAEWQAVPASRRAEILRKTADLFEENYAEFMALCQAEAGKTTQDSIDEIKEAVDFCRFYADEAERLDAQVTEITNLSGKLMRQVYKARGTFVCISPWNFPLAIYTGQIVAALAAGNTVVAKPAEQTSLIAHFGAQLMYQAGVPASALQFVTGAGEVGAALTKADNLAGVIFTGSTQTAQRINQSLNSHAQANGELPVFIAETGGQNAMIADSTALPEQVIRDAVLSAFGSAGQRCSACRILCVQEEVADELIELLQGHMAELVVGNPTLISTDVGPVIDADAKRGLEAHIERMEREVTAKILGQTPMSASSVVSEDQATFVLPTAIEVNSIDVIGGEHFGPILHVLRYKARDLDKLIDAINATGFGLTLGIHSRIENVTEHIERRAVVGNTYVNRNQIGAVVNVQPFGGCGLSGTGPKAGGPHYVARLMQLVSEQTVSEQAVTSATEHTQSSTSAEQA; encoded by the coding sequence ATGAACCCAGTAGATAAATTTACCCCAAAAGAACCTATTTTATTTAGCCCAGCGGCCATGCTTGAGCCTGAGTACATCACTCTACCAACGGCTGAGTTGTATGCGCGTATCTCGCCTTTGTATAGTGTTGATGAGGAGCGTTGGTTATCTAAACTGCTGCCACTAGCAAAGCCTAGTGATGAGGAGCGAGAAGCCTCAGCCGAGCAAACACGCAAATTGGTTGAGTATGTGCGTAATGATGGCAAAGCGATCAAAATGGTCGACTCACTACTCTTAGAGTATAGCCTAGATACTCAAGAGGGTATCTTGCTGATGAGTTTGGCCGAAGCTTTGATTCGTGTACCGGATAACTACACGGCTGATGCGCTTATTCGCGACAAAATGAGCGTGGCGGACTGGAAAAAGCATCTCAAAGACGACAACGGAATGGTGGTTAATGCGTCAACATGGGGTCTGATGATGACAGGTCGCGTGGTAAGTATCGACAACGGTACGACAGCGGCTGGGTTCTTGGATCGGATGACAAAAAAGATGGGCGAGCCAATGATTCGGGCGGCAATGCAAAAAGCCATGCGTATTATGGGTCATCAGTTCGTATTGGGTGAGACCATTGAGGATGCCAATAAAAACAGTAAAGTGTATCGCGATAAAGGCTATACCTACTCATTTGACATGTTGGGTGAGGCGGCAATCACCAATCATGATGCCGAAAAATATTTCAATGATTATCTGCATGCGATAAAAGCGACTGCTAATGTCAAAGTCAAAGAGGGTATGCCTAAGCCTTCGGTTTCTATTAAGCTATCAGCACTGCATCCACGCTATGAGGCGACTCAAGAAGCGCAAGTGATGGGTCTATTGCGTCAGCGCTGTATGCTACTGATTGAAGCGGCACGAGAGGTCAATGTTGATCTGAGCGTCGATGCTGAGGAAGCCGATCGCTTGGAGATTTCATTAAAGTTATTCGAATCGCTATATCGTGATCCGCTAACCGCAGGTTGGGATGGGTTAGGTATCGTTGTCCAAGGCTACTCAAAGCGTGCGATTGCTATATTTGCGTGGCTTGCCAGCTTATCTAGTGATGTTGGTGATCGTATTCCTATACGTCTGGTTAAGGGTGCTTATTGGGATACCGAGATCAAGCTTGCTCAGCAGCGTGGTCTTTCAGGCTATCCAGTATGGACGCGCAAAGAGGGTACGGATACCGCTTATTTAGCATGTGCTCGTTTCTTATTATCAGAGCATCTGCGGGGTCTTATTTGGCCACAATTCGCCACTCATAATGCGCATACTTTAGCGACGGTTATGACGATGAGCGCGCATCGCGATTTTGAGTTTCAGCGTTTGCATGGCATGGGTGACGCGCTATATGACCATATCTTACACGCTTATAATATCCCAGTCCGTATCTATGCGCCTGTTGGTGCCCATAAAGACTTGCTGCCTTATTTAGTCAGACGTTTACTTGAGAATGGTGCGAACAGCTCGTTTGTTCATCAGCTGTTAGATAAGTCTTATCCTATCGACAAATTAGTCGTGCATCCGTATGACAAATTGCTTACCAATGCAAGTTTGCATAATCCAGATATTCCGTTACCACTGGATATCTATGGCGATCGTCGTGCCAGCTTTGGACCCAATATCTTTATTGATTCGCAGTGGACGCCATTCAAAGCTGCTATCGATGAGCAGCTCCAAAAGACGTGGTCAGCCACGCCTATTATCGACGGACAGGCTATCAGCAGTTATGAGAGTAATGGCGAGCAGCACAAGCTTGAGAACAATAGCATCCGTGCCCCTTGGAACCATGAAGTAGCTGTAGGCGAAGTGCACTATGCTAACGCGGATCTAGCGCGTCAAGCTATTGACGCTGCCGTAGCAGGTCAAGCCGAGTGGCAGGCAGTACCAGCTAGCAGACGCGCTGAGATACTGCGTAAAACCGCTGATTTGTTTGAAGAGAATTACGCTGAATTTATGGCTCTATGTCAGGCTGAAGCGGGCAAAACCACCCAAGACAGTATCGATGAGATCAAAGAAGCGGTTGATTTCTGTCGCTTTTATGCTGATGAGGCTGAGCGCTTAGACGCTCAAGTAACAGAGATTACCAATCTATCTGGTAAGTTAATGCGTCAAGTTTATAAGGCGCGCGGTACTTTTGTTTGTATTAGCCCTTGGAACTTTCCATTAGCGATATATACGGGTCAAATCGTTGCAGCGCTTGCTGCTGGTAATACTGTCGTTGCCAAGCCTGCTGAGCAGACTAGCCTGATTGCGCATTTTGGTGCGCAGCTTATGTACCAAGCAGGCGTGCCAGCCAGTGCACTACAATTTGTCACTGGTGCAGGAGAAGTAGGCGCGGCATTGACTAAAGCGGACAATCTGGCGGGCGTTATCTTTACAGGCTCAACCCAAACCGCTCAGCGCATCAACCAAAGCTTGAATAGTCATGCGCAAGCCAATGGCGAGCTGCCTGTCTTTATAGCAGAAACAGGTGGTCAAAACGCGATGATCGCTGATTCAACGGCGCTCCCTGAGCAAGTGATTAGAGATGCTGTATTATCAGCATTTGGATCAGCAGGTCAACGCTGTTCAGCTTGTCGTATCCTTTGTGTCCAAGAAGAGGTCGCTGATGAGCTTATTGAGCTATTGCAAGGTCATATGGCGGAGCTAGTCGTTGGCAACCCAACCCTTATATCGACTGATGTTGGCCCAGTGATTGACGCAGATGCTAAGCGAGGCCTTGAGGCGCATATTGAGCGCATGGAGCGAGAAGTTACTGCGAAGATATTGGGACAAACACCGATGAGCGCCAGCTCAGTGGTGAGCGAAGACCAAGCTACTTTTGTGCTGCCGACCGCCATTGAGGTCAATAGTATCGATGTGATTGGTGGTGAGCACTTTGGACCGATATTGCATGTATTGCGTTATAAAGCACGTGATTTAGATAAGCTTATTGATGCTATTAATGCGACAGGCTTTGGTCTGACCCTAGGTATTCATAGCCGTATTGAGAATGTCACTGAACATATCGAGCGCCGTGCTGTTGTCGGTAATACTTATGTCAATCGTAATCAGATCGGTGCTGTGGTCAATGTACAGCCGTTTGGCGGTTGTGGTTTATCAGGTACTGGCCCTAAAGCAGGTGGTCCACATTATGTGGCGCGTCTGATGCAACTAGTATCTGAACAAACGGTATCTGAGCAGGCCGTTACCAGCGCTACTGAGCACACTCAATCATCAACTTCTGCAGAGCAGGCATAA
- a CDS encoding NCS2 family permease, protein MNAIEKYFGINGDNTTIKTEILAGVTTFLTMAYIIFVNPNVLADAGMDKGAVFVATCLAAAIGCFIMGLYARLPVALAPGMGLNAFFTYGVVLGMGYPWQTALGAVFLSGCIFILLSLFKIREIIINSIPNSLKQGVVAGIGAFLAFIALQTSGVIVNNDATLVGLGDMTTFGPAMAALGFIVIVGLSYKKVPGAVTIGILLVALISLLTGNTQFTGFISTPPSIAPTLMQLDIAGAFDVGMISVIFAFLFVDLFDTAGTLIATTKQAGLVKEDGKIPNMGKALLADSTATVAGTLLGTSSTTSFVESVSGIAAGGRTGLVAVTVGVLFLLSMFFAPLAGMIPAYATGGAIFYVAVLMLATLKEVDWFDLTEAAPVVVVLLFTPLTYSIADGIALGFITFTAVKALTGKFSEIGIPVIVLTIVLLAKIIFV, encoded by the coding sequence ATGAATGCTATTGAGAAATATTTTGGAATCAACGGTGATAACACCACCATCAAGACAGAGATTCTCGCAGGTGTAACCACGTTTTTGACGATGGCTTACATCATTTTTGTCAACCCTAACGTATTAGCAGACGCTGGTATGGATAAAGGCGCGGTGTTTGTAGCTACTTGTCTAGCTGCAGCAATCGGCTGTTTTATTATGGGGCTCTATGCCCGCCTGCCAGTAGCACTAGCGCCTGGTATGGGTCTTAACGCCTTTTTTACTTATGGCGTAGTGCTGGGCATGGGCTATCCTTGGCAAACCGCACTAGGTGCGGTATTTTTGTCGGGTTGTATCTTTATACTGTTAAGCTTGTTTAAGATTCGTGAAATTATTATTAATTCTATTCCGAACTCTTTAAAGCAAGGGGTAGTCGCAGGTATTGGTGCTTTTTTAGCTTTTATTGCGCTGCAAACCTCAGGGGTGATCGTCAATAATGATGCCACCTTAGTAGGCTTAGGTGATATGACCACCTTTGGTCCCGCAATGGCCGCTTTAGGCTTTATCGTTATTGTTGGTCTATCTTATAAAAAAGTGCCAGGCGCGGTGACTATCGGTATTTTATTAGTGGCTTTGATTAGCTTGCTTACTGGTAATACCCAGTTTACAGGATTTATATCTACGCCTCCATCTATCGCGCCAACACTCATGCAACTTGATATTGCTGGTGCGTTTGATGTTGGTATGATCAGTGTTATCTTTGCTTTTTTGTTCGTTGATTTATTTGATACCGCAGGTACTTTGATTGCAACGACTAAGCAGGCAGGTCTAGTCAAGGAAGATGGTAAAATACCTAATATGGGTAAAGCATTACTAGCAGATTCAACAGCAACGGTAGCAGGGACGCTCTTAGGTACTTCATCAACGACCAGTTTTGTTGAAAGTGTATCAGGTATTGCTGCAGGGGGTCGTACGGGTCTAGTGGCGGTAACTGTCGGTGTATTATTTCTGCTAAGTATGTTCTTTGCTCCGCTTGCTGGTATGATTCCCGCTTATGCTACTGGCGGCGCGATCTTTTATGTTGCCGTGCTTATGCTGGCTACTCTAAAAGAGGTCGATTGGTTTGACTTGACGGAGGCGGCGCCAGTCGTTGTAGTCTTGCTATTTACACCACTAACTTACTCTATTGCCGATGGTATTGCTCTAGGGTTTATTACCTTTACTGCAGTAAAAGCGTTAACAGGGAAGTTCTCTGAAATTGGTATTCCAGTGATAGTGTTAACTATAGTGCTACTAGCTAAGATTATCTTTGTTTGA
- the tolQ gene encoding protein TolQ translates to MPESLNIIDLITQASLLVQIVMALLLLASLLSWVIIFRLSSRLGTAKSFDQQFETWFWSGEDLAKLYQGIQGSPDRQGLEQIFYVGFSEYLRMHKKRQPKDDIIDGVERKLRVGLGRQQQQLESGIATLASIGSVAPYIGLFGTVWGIMNAFLGLSQTEQATLASVAPGIAEALIATAMGLFAAIPAVLAYNHFTNKSSRLYESRALFCDEMTGMLQRETSTESQTVLPKTQIARGSQGIQGSGL, encoded by the coding sequence ATGCCCGAATCCTTAAATATCATTGATCTCATTACCCAAGCCAGTTTATTGGTGCAGATCGTTATGGCGCTATTATTGTTAGCGTCGCTACTGAGCTGGGTCATTATTTTTCGTTTAAGCTCGCGTTTAGGCACAGCTAAAAGCTTTGATCAGCAATTTGAGACTTGGTTTTGGTCAGGTGAGGATTTGGCCAAGCTTTATCAAGGCATTCAAGGATCTCCTGATCGCCAAGGGCTTGAGCAAATATTCTATGTCGGGTTTTCTGAATATCTGCGCATGCATAAAAAACGTCAGCCAAAAGATGACATCATCGACGGTGTAGAGCGTAAGCTGCGCGTAGGACTGGGCCGTCAGCAGCAACAGCTAGAATCAGGTATCGCCACCCTTGCTAGCATCGGCTCGGTTGCCCCTTATATCGGTCTGTTCGGTACGGTATGGGGTATTATGAATGCGTTTTTGGGCTTGTCACAAACCGAGCAAGCCACCCTTGCCTCAGTAGCACCTGGTATCGCTGAGGCGCTGATCGCTACCGCTATGGGTCTGTTCGCCGCTATTCCTGCGGTGCTCGCCTATAATCACTTTACCAATAAATCTAGCCGGCTATATGAGTCGCGAGCGCTGTTCTGCGATGAGATGACAGGAATGCTACAACGTGAGACTAGCACTGAGAGTCAAACGGTTCTACCAAAAACGCAGATCGCTAGAGGATCTCAAGGTATTCAGGGCTCTGGACTATGA
- the tolR gene encoding protein TolR produces MKPSPYSRKKSELNADMNVVPYIDVMLVLLVIFMVTAPMLTTGVDVDLPKEQTTSMSQNQLPVIISLTSNGEIFISYENNMDMPVSEPELINTLSNLQAQSSAENGQPVQIMINADQNNQYGAIMALMANLQQAGIQKVGLLTGAPLPTPAL; encoded by the coding sequence ATGAAGCCAAGTCCTTATAGCCGCAAAAAGTCTGAGCTCAATGCCGATATGAATGTCGTACCTTATATTGATGTCATGTTAGTGCTACTGGTCATCTTTATGGTAACGGCGCCTATGCTGACGACTGGTGTCGATGTTGATCTACCTAAAGAGCAGACCACTAGTATGAGCCAAAACCAGCTACCTGTTATTATCTCATTGACCAGTAATGGCGAGATCTTTATCAGCTACGAGAATAATATGGACATGCCTGTCAGTGAGCCTGAGCTGATCAATACTCTGAGTAATCTACAAGCCCAAAGTAGCGCCGAAAACGGGCAACCTGTTCAAATTATGATTAATGCTGATCAGAATAACCAATACGGCGCTATCATGGCTTTAATGGCGAACTTGCAACAAGCAGGTATCCAAAAGGTAGGATTATTAACGGGTGCGCCTCTACCTACGCCTGCACTATAA
- a CDS encoding cell envelope integrity protein TolA → MNNAPAVYVPTQPEGDGLTMPTLLSLLAHGIILGVLIYTYQTPTLEIAGSIETTMVTPGELAEIQGQILANRAASAEQAASASSSAAAQMQMNESDSSDMSDQSTAQASSQQEPVFTRSDEPASRPMLMSEEQHQKRLEQMAEYNRNMAEAAAALDGTQALDEFQQQQRDERIEEQKELREFRAKANNQPRVNKPTRGDRNINIDLGGSSNAGKNFDLADGQATVSGGSSSATRDGGSTRSTGDFKSGIADKIQRNLKAPVQTQGITARITLQLDARGNVLSAKASGSNSDVNKAAEKAAYDASPLPIDLDNAKAFASLVINVTVT, encoded by the coding sequence ATGAACAATGCCCCTGCCGTCTATGTACCGACTCAGCCTGAAGGCGATGGGCTCACAATGCCTACGCTGCTAAGTTTGCTGGCGCATGGTATTATACTTGGGGTACTTATTTATACTTATCAGACGCCAACACTTGAGATTGCAGGTAGTATTGAGACAACGATGGTAACGCCAGGTGAGCTTGCTGAGATTCAAGGGCAAATACTTGCCAATCGAGCCGCATCGGCCGAGCAAGCCGCTAGTGCGAGTAGTAGTGCTGCAGCCCAAATGCAAATGAATGAGTCTGATAGTAGTGATATGTCAGATCAAAGCACCGCTCAGGCAAGCTCGCAACAAGAGCCTGTGTTTACGCGTTCTGATGAGCCCGCCAGCCGCCCGATGCTGATGAGTGAAGAGCAACACCAAAAACGTCTTGAACAAATGGCAGAATATAATCGTAACATGGCAGAAGCAGCAGCGGCTTTGGATGGCACGCAAGCACTTGATGAATTCCAGCAACAGCAAAGAGATGAGCGTATCGAAGAGCAAAAAGAACTTAGAGAATTTCGTGCCAAAGCTAATAATCAGCCTAGAGTGAATAAACCCACTCGTGGCGATCGCAATATCAATATTGATCTGGGCGGCTCAAGTAACGCAGGCAAAAATTTTGATTTGGCAGACGGTCAGGCTACAGTATCTGGTGGTAGCTCATCTGCTACTAGAGATGGCGGCTCAACACGCTCTACAGGTGACTTTAAGAGTGGTATTGCTGATAAGATTCAAAGAAATCTTAAAGCGCCCGTTCAAACACAAGGCATAACTGCTAGAATTACGCTGCAGTTAGATGCACGAGGTAACGTATTGTCTGCTAAAGCTAGCGGATCAAACTCAGATGTCAATAAAGCAGCAGAAAAAGCAGCTTACGATGCTAGCCCATTGCCAATTGATCTAGACAATGCCAAAGCTTTCGCAAGTTTAGTAATTAATGTGACAGTTACCTAG
- a CDS encoding translocation protein TolB: MEIDVTVVAPRQQNQVAFVPFAGDTTMSSIILNDLGRTELKVTSTGLPQQPRSSSELAGTLPVWQNTGIPYLVVGSTRSDRGKIITDYEVINVNTGQVIQGKQSLSANNDKESMRYAAHVIADKVYELVTGIEGDFSGRIAYIEETGVGKDKVSRLKVMDADGENAKTITEVNGSIFAPAWSPDGSRIAYSVLRDKSYQTIYVQNVSGGGATSITPYNGTSISPSFSPDGSNIIFSGSFEGSENIYQINAGGGGLVKLTNWPSSESQPSYAPDGKSFVFVSNKASFNRPEIYRYEFGSGRISKVSRGGYATTPKYSSDGTQIGFLSGRSAAIMNTSGAIVTNIGSTGIDEGVSFSPNGKRVVYASRQNGKGVITIKSLNGGASFGKSGDGTIRSPVWSANPNK; the protein is encoded by the coding sequence ATGGAAATTGATGTAACCGTGGTTGCTCCAAGACAACAAAACCAAGTCGCCTTTGTGCCTTTTGCCGGCGATACCACTATGTCATCAATTATTTTGAATGACTTAGGTCGGACAGAGTTGAAAGTGACCAGCACAGGGTTACCACAGCAGCCACGTAGCAGCAGTGAGCTGGCAGGCACGCTACCTGTTTGGCAGAACACAGGTATCCCCTATTTAGTGGTCGGTAGTACGCGTAGCGATCGCGGTAAGATCATCACTGATTATGAAGTGATCAATGTTAATACTGGACAAGTCATACAAGGCAAGCAGTCCTTGAGCGCCAATAACGATAAAGAAAGTATGCGTTATGCTGCTCATGTCATCGCTGATAAAGTCTATGAATTAGTTACAGGTATAGAAGGCGACTTTTCAGGGCGCATTGCTTATATCGAAGAGACAGGCGTAGGTAAAGATAAAGTCTCACGCCTCAAGGTAATGGATGCCGATGGCGAGAATGCTAAAACAATTACTGAGGTAAATGGCTCAATATTTGCACCTGCTTGGTCACCTGATGGCTCAAGAATCGCTTATTCTGTCCTACGCGACAAATCTTATCAAACGATCTATGTGCAAAATGTCAGCGGCGGCGGTGCTACCTCTATCACCCCTTATAACGGTACTAGTATCAGTCCTTCATTTTCTCCTGATGGTAGCAACATCATTTTTTCAGGGAGCTTTGAAGGTAGTGAGAACATTTATCAAATCAATGCTGGCGGCGGTGGTCTAGTCAAACTGACTAATTGGCCCTCTAGTGAATCACAGCCAAGTTACGCGCCTGATGGCAAATCTTTTGTCTTTGTCTCAAACAAAGCCTCATTCAATCGACCTGAGATCTACCGTTATGAGTTTGGCTCAGGACGCATTAGTAAAGTTTCTAGAGGTGGCTATGCTACTACCCCAAAATATAGCAGTGACGGCACGCAAATTGGCTTTTTGAGCGGTCGCTCTGCCGCTATTATGAATACTAGCGGCGCTATAGTAACGAATATCGGTAGCACGGGCATAGACGAAGGGGTCAGCTTTTCACCCAATGGTAAGCGCGTGGTTTATGCTTCAAGGCAGAATGGTAAAGGCGTGATAACCATTAAATCACTTAATGGTGGCGCGTCTTTTGGTAAGTCTGGCGATGGTACTATTCGCTCGCCTGTTTGGTCAGCCAATCCTAATAAGTAG